In Liquorilactobacillus hordei DSM 19519, the following proteins share a genomic window:
- a CDS encoding prephenate dehydrogenase, with translation METKEVFINGLGLIGSSLARAIKKRNPEIIITAADTNKNTLKYAISNKIIDKVVENLENIKTADIIILATPVDQIIKMLHELSKLQLKSGAIITDVGSTKQAILKAAEELVQPSVTFIGGHPMAGSHESGIAAGRADLFANAFYFLVPLKTKNKQIKELQSLLQETNVKWFEIEADTHDKLVGQISHLPHIIAATLVNRTENEFADSKLGMELAAGGFKSTTRIASSDPAMWSAILKTNTTILIDQLAKYQQQLSEVQEALSNGDQEQLYNLFFQAKNSRDKLN, from the coding sequence ATGGAAACGAAAGAAGTTTTTATCAATGGGCTTGGTTTAATTGGCAGTTCGCTTGCACGAGCAATTAAAAAAAGAAATCCAGAAATAATAATAACTGCAGCAGATACTAATAAAAATACCTTGAAGTATGCAATTTCAAATAAAATAATTGATAAGGTTGTAGAAAATCTTGAAAATATCAAAACAGCCGATATTATTATTTTAGCAACTCCTGTGGACCAAATTATTAAAATGTTGCATGAATTAAGTAAATTACAGTTAAAAAGCGGTGCGATTATCACAGATGTGGGAAGCACAAAACAAGCAATTCTAAAAGCAGCAGAGGAGTTAGTGCAACCAAGCGTAACTTTTATTGGTGGGCATCCAATGGCAGGGTCTCATGAATCTGGTATAGCAGCAGGAAGGGCCGATTTATTTGCGAATGCGTTCTATTTTTTGGTGCCTTTAAAAACAAAAAATAAACAAATAAAAGAATTACAGTCACTTTTACAGGAAACAAATGTTAAATGGTTTGAAATAGAGGCAGACACACATGATAAATTAGTCGGACAAATCAGCCATTTACCACATATTATTGCAGCAACACTAGTAAATAGAACAGAGAATGAGTTTGCTGATTCGAAGTTAGGGATGGAGCTGGCAGCAGGTGGTTTTAAATCAACTACTAGAATAGCATCCTCTGATCCGGCTATGTGGAGCGCAATTTTAAAAACAAATACTACAATACTCATCGATCAACTGGCAAAATATCAACAGCAACTATCTGAAGTACAAGAAGCTTTAAGTAATGGTGATCAAGAACAGCTCTATAATTTATTTTTTCAGGCTAAAAATAGTCGTGATAAATTAAATTGA
- a CDS encoding shikimate kinase codes for MDVILIGFMGSGKTTIGKLLAEMLLVPHTDLDQEIVESAGQTIKDFFSKYGEVKFRELEHKILLNQLKKNGVLSTGGGTPINIQNLEILQATKTPVILLEASTNTILERVGKSEERPLVNQMSTRQLTSLRAERMPFYQECADLRINTDNRSPVEITEQIYRYLLDTNQYSINSKVKF; via the coding sequence ATGGATGTTATCCTAATAGGATTTATGGGAAGTGGAAAGACAACGATTGGGAAATTATTAGCTGAAATGTTATTAGTGCCACATACGGATTTAGACCAAGAAATTGTTGAAAGTGCAGGGCAAACAATTAAAGACTTTTTTTCAAAATATGGTGAAGTAAAGTTTCGTGAATTGGAACACAAAATTTTATTAAATCAGCTTAAAAAAAATGGAGTCCTCTCAACAGGGGGAGGAACTCCAATTAATATACAAAATTTAGAAATCTTACAGGCAACAAAAACACCAGTGATATTGCTGGAGGCTTCAACGAACACGATTTTAGAGCGTGTGGGTAAAAGTGAAGAAAGACCACTCGTGAATCAGATGTCAACACGACAATTAACGAGCCTACGGGCTGAAAGAATGCCATTTTATCAAGAATGTGCAGACTTGCGAATAAACACAGACAATCGTTCGCCGGTAGAGATTACAGAACAAATTTATAGATACTTATTGGACACCAATCAATATAGCATTAATTCAAAAGTTAAATTTTAA